The Amphiura filiformis chromosome 13, Afil_fr2py, whole genome shotgun sequence genome segment ATAGcaacgaattgcattctgaatacgaggaaatgtccttctgatatcaaatacttttgatttgttttgaaattcggtatataatacaaattttatggccaattattaacatttttctatttttgatatttttgaccaaactttataaaataatgatatgtacttaaagtgtatgtagctgggatgaaaagccgaccatcaattgaaaatgttgacttttcaaattaaagatatACATCCCCCCAAAAGACgtacatctcaggtctactcttGTTAGCAGTCTAGTTAGCtgaatcgataaggcgttcgactatggtgcgagaggttgcgggttcgaaccctggtggtgcctagtatgctctcgtgtaaaaaaattgagttagcttgaatttcccctggacaaggaacttactgcttatttgtctcgttgtaacccgtacgaaactcgggaagctgatcttggttgcgaaggttatttgtggaatgtctagggtgtgcgctcttgaagcagcaaagtccctgaattgttgtttaatggtttatggattgatgtgtgggccgtagtggtcagcgacaacatgtaaagtgtgctgaggcttgtggatcaacgtctataggcgttgtgcctgtgcgtagcgcactaaaaatcactgcgctttttttttttactcacaaaGGTTTCCTTGACTCATTATTAAGAAAGGCACTACAAAATAATGTTTcgtacagggcgctatgggtttgggattttcttttgctacattagtgaaACCAATGTTTtctggcatccttaaacctgagaGGCTAAAAATTGATTGGTTCCATCAATATCTGTGGTTCCATTTATTTCTATAGGCCTACCCCCTGTGGTTCCCACAAGGGGTCGAAATTTCACAATGGATCAAAAACTCAAAAATAGTCCCATCAtattgtaatgtatctcaaattgttcctatCATCAGAGggaataaaaaaaggaaattgtCATATTTTCTACGGTGCTTAAATTCAGTATAAGGTATTCAGGTATCAGGTCGAAtaggttaaatgtcaaaattttaaacacggaggtcaaaattttaaaatggtccagcttcatcgaaactggtgtcaaattactccccttaaaaaaaaaaaattactccccttaacataataAATGCGtaacatttgacccatgatttcatccgattccgaggtatacatttctcaaactgattttttttctattttgtttgtcgagaggagtaatttgagacgagacgcgattgaatcggtgcattttgaaactTTGGCCTCTATGCATGAGAtcattgacatttgacctaatttgctcggtaactcctgaactaagcaccctatGACAATTcacttttatatttttaacaatgagaggaataattcgAGGTATACAAAATGATagaacaaattttacattttagcCCCTATTATGACCCAGCGGCGTAGCTGGAATTTTTTTTCCAGGGGTCAAGCCTGTATcaggcgggggcccaaatccaccaaatttccctgtactgggggggggcccaaatagaaaAATTTTGCTAGGcctattgataataatcgtatggtattgcatatcgtatggattccccatctctctgcccctcctctccatatctccccctctctctcctctcttttttcctctttctcctttctttttcctttttttttcattgcactagggggcgggggcccaaatgcCAGGGGGAAATTGTCCCCCttccccccggcagctacgccactgttatgaccttcgacccctcgcgGGAAGCATAGGGgccatagaaaaaaatggaaccaattctagttttattatttgaagtgtaaggatgccaaaagtCATTGGTTCaactaatgtagcaagacaaaatgctaactcaaatatcaccctatagcgccctgtactatagCTTAAACTGGCATATGGCCCATGCCATCCGAATCACCTCATATTACACGGTCTTCGCACGTTATAACATTAATGCTTTTATTAGGCTTTATCCCTTTAATTCTTTTAAGATATAAAACGATATTCATTTTCGGGGTCAGAGCAACTAAGTTGTGCACCAGACCTGATAAAGATTATTGTTATTTCTGGTataatgtctatttttaatctgctttataggcctattacaGCACGTACTGGATATACCGTATTTTACATGTACGTGACGTATCTAGGTATTAAAGACAACACTTCCAAAATGAAACATTGACACATATTCTTAATGATGTACAGGCTATTTTTTTATGCTTAGACCATCTGCACTGAGTCACAAATCAACTAGTGTATCAAGAAAAACCACAAGTAAAACACAAGCAAAAATGGCTGAAATGGAGGAAACTACAGATATTGTAACAACGGCAGAAACGAACAGCACGACAACAGGTAAGTAAAAACTTAAAAGCACtctcttaaagaggaagccccgtcagTGCAGTTCTTCTGGAGTGAACCAAACCTGTGTGGTTATCAAATTAGTCAGTGAcgaggttatctctgaatttgataggtgctaattgatgcaataacattaaaacatcaataatTGGtcatgtcaaattcagagataaccttgtcactgattaatttgataaccaggcaggtttggttcacccaatcaccccagaagaactgctctggtggggcttcctgtgtacggaatcggatagcaacgtctgcacagtatttttgtgggaccagagagcacatcagacacaccaaattgcattctgaatttgcATTCTGGATTTTTTGAAATCCGCGATATACAggcttgacatttagtatggaatatcttttcgcaaaattccaagacggtctggaaggggtctgcataaacaacacgggctaaatattaattggagtaTGTCAGGAGATGGCGCAAAATAATATTGttggatagaaaatgtgctttccatataaAGTTTACAttgtggtgctcataatgtagcaaatttgcctaaaacggcggatttagggaggctgaatttgagctttgtgggggactcAATTTCGGAATTTATGTAAAACTGTTCtgctattatcaaatttataggggtttgaggtgatatttcctaaacttcgtcagcaattggcattcattacagttgaaatacacttgcaatgtaccaattttttgggAGGAGCTTACAAAAAGTTTGAatgcgcggattcctggttgccCAATGAACTCACGCCGTTTCTTTGTCTacagtaggggagaccggggatggacgttacaaaattgacattttgtcccatataattccaatgaaagaactcGAACACTCCATCTTGGGTCTGTGGTTAGCACATTATGTTAACTAAAACTTGGGgcatacaaaacatgaaaacatcaaacaactaattaactactaattaactaatgaaggtaattttttgtaacaacttaccgggtaagttgttacaccatgcggggtaagttgttacaatgtTACAAAATTTTATGGACCTTTTACAGGCATTTAGAAGCATTTAgatcatttttattctataataagTTCATTTATATTAAACTATGATGCTCTTATATTATGGTCAGCCGCTGCAACTCGCAAAGAATCACCATATTCCAACACACGTTGGGCAGCAGCTTCCAAGTTACATTAAGAGGTGTTTTCCCCTCTCTGTCTTCCTTTTCCAGATTCTTGGCATCATTAACAGTAGAACAATTACAGCTCTAGGTAAAGCAAAATACACAGTAGACATATGAAATATTTAAACctgaaatttgaaacaaaatttagttcaacacatgtaaaatgtaattggggtaggttgttacatggggtaggttGTTACAGTGTAACAACTATCCCCATAGGGAGTTTTTCACACATAAGCCATTATAACACAACCCTGAGGCAGAATTACAGGTCATGACTCGGGGGTATATTAGTGACCTACACATACTACATTTACCATAACAAGCTAGCATAATGCATCTCCAGTTGTTAGAGCTATTACAATATTACAGTTTTGTCAGAAAGTTACTAGGTAaggacaaaaaaagtttttttgacttAACATTTTAGTAGAACAATTAATGGAGAAAGCTCGCGATTGGTAGTATACCCCAGTGATGTGTAGGCAACATATGGATGTCAGTTAGCCTGCCCTCTCTTATTCCAGCTTGGCACACTGAGAGGTGTAACAACTTCCCCGTGTAACTTtcatccccggtctcccctaaatttataacatttggcccatggtgctattcaaactttctgagtgcgtacctcccactttcaaaactggtagattacaagtgcatttcagatctgatgaacacttattgtATTTAGGTTTAGTAAATATCACCTTAAACCGCAttcaatttgataatatcagaatgttgctcaaattcaaaaaaattacccccataaaaatccaattcagtcgccttaaatccgccattttaggctaattcactacattctgagcaccataatgtaaactcatggaaagcacattttctgtcaaaaatattttacaccatatcctgacacaccccaattaatatttagcccgtgcggtttatgcagaccctttCCCAGACCAGTGctgaaattttgcgaaaaatattccatactaaatgtcaagtctgtaatacaaatttgatgaccaattattaaaaatggatatatttgatattaaGAATCctctaaattttgacctttcgtattgatgatataggcctatacaatgtcCCCCAAAGACCAAAAACGATGTTATCCGATCCTTAAATCGACTATCAATCAAAACGactgaattttcaatcttttgccgtcctGAATTAGGGGCAAATCGTTTCCAACTGTATATTCAGTCGAgtgatttgaattttcaatcttttttttcaatcaaaaggagtgattctcattTCTCAATCTACGATTAAAGTTAGGGGAATCTTTTCCAATAGCATTTTCAGTAGAAatcattgattttcattgtttttcaatccttTGAAGGCCGGAATTATAGAGAcaaatccagaggatgatttaaggaagccccatcatgcactgcaaacgtgttttcgctagagtttcaactgccactttacttttcaaatcccattgaattctgtgcaaaagatgttgtttaagaattgtgcgtgtgtcattattacttggtcgatttcagaacaaaagtgatgtatgcataaaggataattcacaccttctgtaggtaacatacaatgtgaaatcgactagcattttgaatgcgtttttattgtaaatatatcagtccaaattcaaatttaaccatgcccgtcaatgcaatgtgcgagcagtggtgtcatgttcactcacacagctgtgctaaccgcaagtaaacacagtggcgtggtgggaagtgcttaaatcatcctctgagacaAATCCTTTCCAATTGAAAATAAGATTGACAATATTCACTCTAAAAacgtttgaaatctcattccaaacatatgcaacacataTCGTTTGGCAGTACATTTGTAGTAACACATGAttggatagtgaaatcagtcaAAAAGAGTCGTCAAACCAAAAAACCATTTCAATCTACttttcaatatatttttaaatctatttcagtggcgtagccagggaggTCGCTCTGGAGCAAATCACTAATATGGCTTTCAGGGTTTTTTAATCATTAGACTGGGACTAAATAGCTTAAAAACATAAAAACCAATGTTTATCAGTTGTTTTGTTCTGTTCCATTCTGTCGGTTGCATATTTAATAGtttcatttgcttaaaaagttacctttttcatttttttaaataatttttatatTGCTCATATTTTAAGCAATTTTACTCCTATTGTTAAATTCTACTTATACGACGCATCGAAGTTCTCGGATTTGCTTTTTTGAGcttcccatcaaacacaaaaacgtttttaaaacgttttaaataagttatattttgggttttgatttaggtaaagacgttttaataacattaaaatgtcgggttatatcataaaatcgttttaaatcgttttgtatgaaaacacactacaacaatatttttaaaatgttttcgaattgTCATTGTAAACTGTttgtgcaaatatttttggccaaatattttgtcaacacttaaataacattatgttaaaatagttgcacgcagcaaacacagaaatgttcttaaaatgttttttacaaaacgttttaataagatttaaatatcgggttatataaaggtcgtgaaaacatttggtaaatattttggacaaacattttttgcaaaatattttttcaaccccaaaataacattctgtttagaatgttttgtatcaagttttcaagaatgtttttggaatgtttttaaaacgtttttataccctctttatataacccgacatttaaatgttttctgtaaaacatttatgtttgctgtgcagtaaaattaccaacaaatgttatgaaaacgttttataccattaatgtaccctttttataacccgacatttaaacgttttctgacaaccttttgtgaacgatgtcgaaaacgttttgtgtttgctggggcttGATATCCGTTTTGCGGAAACAGGCCAAATCACGAATTTTTGTTTAATAACCAAAAGCCAAGAGCTGGTCTAATCATCGGGCGATTCGTTTCGTTAATCTATTcggtcattccagttgaaatccatacaccccctatggaagatatgaccttaatcaaatagaatcacccattcaggtaaccgcatttgaaattcacactctctttgtggaagattaaggccatatcgtctattcgccgtagaagtgacgtaataatctgattaactataataccatagcaatagattaatacaattttaataTATCGCACTTCAAGCAGGATGCACTCATCATCTGTGTCTGACTGCAACCATAGatagaatacaatacaataccactcttttcaaagatactaaacttacaggtgcgagtgatcatcaTTATATGaatatccctgttctttgacatctatggtgcAATGCATAAGTACCGCGTGAACGTGTAGTCCTGGGCGATATaaacaaaattgtattcatctattgctatggtatttaatccgattaattacgtcacttctaagGCGAATAGGGGTGCATTACTATTGAATAGTATAGAgggattgcgaagaggcgttcactgctaacgccatacgggttacgtattacgacattgtgcggtagaacgtcaGTACCGTTCACGTCTAAACTAGTGTCCTACACAGACCGGAGACTATACTAGTACatctaaacgcaattgcaataagctcatggtggcgctatgctgagacaaaatataattatctaaagatataggaagcgcccattgattcaccttgggtgcattgaaccagagaagatgagaatagattctCATTGACCCACTTTCCTTTTTTtgagcatttcgaattttggtttaaaatgttgtattatttttacagtataaaaaagagttttcatgatttttatataaaccgacatttatatgttataaaaatgttttaacaaaaaccaaaaacccgtgcattatcatgttttaaaaacattttggtgtttgctgaatagtatccacaagcaaaacactttgacagctgtttaacgcaacgaaatagcaatggcgagaaatgacgttgcacgaacttctgttgccCGTCCAAAACAAACAATTCATACCGCATTATGCCGTAAGATTACACGATCTTGCCTAAAcaagatgatttttggacggcattcttcacacacaaatgaatagggaATCTGCCCGTTCGTAATTAgcatcgaaaaaaaaaaatcgaaatttatttacttctttttttCTATACTACTTGTAACCCCCAAattcaaaatggattttattacatgtcggactctactcgTTCTGTTTGGATACTTTGATTGCCTTCATAAaacgacaaacataacattttcctgcattttgtaatgccttttttgtcattttggaacgtcattttttgctaccaacctcAACGTATCGCCTTACGGgtattccacgattgaccaattcacaatggatttcaccctctagagggcatacatGTACTAACTGATTGTCGACTAATGTAGCATGCGGTTGGCattcccgtatcacgtttcatgtaaatttcgcaaactctctagtgTTTCAGTTTTtggataaagaataacaaaattaaaaattgtcgaAAACACTTGATcacattataggcctattcataaACTTATATTATGATATACATTTGCTGTGACAAATTTCTATTCTATTTATTCAAATGGAGAATATCTATTTCACTTTAATAATGATCGTAAAACCGTTTCTACTAGTATAGTAGCAATCATTTGACGTCGGTTTTAAAAACGTGGAGAAAACTGGTACTTATCATTATGACCGGTCTTAGCATTATCTTGAAAGGATTTGACATGTTCTGACAAGCCAGATAATTTCAACAATGAGCTTTGGTTtccctttctttcctttttttcaaaacataaatCTGTTTTTGAGATTATCAAGTTTTATGATTATTAAGGCTCGCGACGTTAACTCTGGTATGCTTTATATTTAAGAATGGCTGTAAACAACATTCAGCTaatgggtatttctctgaaaaggtgtactattggaagataggcaaatatgaatttgaaaatgattataaaaatgtttcctttacatatctgtaaggatgtaagtctctagtgcatgaaaacaatatttggcgcaatctttaggggcgccctctatattatagagggcgtaatctgcaggttgtgccaggtgagcattatctccgtcacatttaggccaaaaaggaaaaaaggacaaacaattgttaaaactcttaattatgagttttatggataacttgtaagttgcttgattcatgtttgcttttttcatttaaaaaaaatatgattttgtactttcgtcatttagttgggacaatgagaggcaggctgtacggaaaaagTCATGTCTGTTGGTATTTtgtttatacaaacttaagtatattcataattttgcttgaaataactaaataaatttctattgacatagtaaacacatacaatatcaattacatttccaaatagtaaattccatgttgtctgggtcaaaggtcaaataaaggtcaagatagagatgatagtgatgtgacggagatgatatttctacacaaattcctatagagaatcatctccgtcataATTGCACCGataaatttgatttcagtaatgttttcactcTACTTGAAAATGAAAggtttagaattggtaagcaactaaactggacttcgctgtatctcaagatccggtgctgtgatggagatgatggtgatgtgacggagatgatatttctacacgaatccctatagagaatcatctccgccacggcaaattgtgacgccaactgatgtagcggagatgatggttcagacattgcttacggttaatagcagggttaagcttacccacgtgttacatatcaccacaacagcttgtgggacatattcaaccatcattattttccggaaaaatccaacaataacacttatatcaaattgatcagaaacgtttggagatgatgttgaataaaggtacgcgcatgtgtatacttgaagataccctcaaaattggcaggaaaagagtgccaatgtgcagcTATTTCGGATTGATatttttcgtcgtctgtaaacgGCAGCGTACGGGGTCAAATTATtaacctctgatatttggtcttcacctccagccgttttgatgccaatgtgacggcaatgatgcaaaactacgggacagcaatttttgacacaaattttgaattattccaaaattgactttagaagtggttttaagcatttaaaccttatTAGACGTGAtctttaccccagtcagtggtaattttcacttcccacacttgctcacaaaaatactacaaaatcactaaaattcggtgcgtgacatcgggacatggggttttcaggggggtcgtcctttattgaagaattttttgactccaagaaattaatttttccccacttggatgttcttaactatttttatacatacaaatatacatccatgactaagccaaaaaagaaaaaaaaatccgcttttaaaacttttatgagcgccgaaagtcgcgggacttaaaagttcaccttttcagagaatcaccctaatattttacacagcaaaaatatttcaaacaactgTTTAAAAATCGGGTAAGTGTCAGGTTTAAACAACTTGTTACTGTTAGGTTGTTTGAAATATATGTCGCCGTGTAACTTGTCCATAAAACATAGATTTTTTATGGATAAAAAATCACGCAATTTTTATGGATAAAAAAATCACGCAATTCTCTGAAATGAGACCCTTAAATTTATGATTTTCGATTGTGACCTATTTTTGCTGGTTTTTGTCGAATTTGGACACTTTGAAAGTATGTGCTTTTCCAGCAATCACGGCCGCAACTGGTTATACTGATAATTGTGGTCGTGTAAATTAAACGATGTGTTGACGTTCGTCTGTTTTTCTCTCTGTCTCATTCATTCCAGGCGGCGGCATCGACTATGCACACATGGGGAAAATGATGTCATTTACATTTGGTGCTGTATGTTTTGTGCTAGTCTTATTACTCCTAGATCTGTATGACAGAAAGTAGGTATAATAAACCTCGtcggcattgtaacttccggttttcgCCGACCAGTATTGCGACACTTTGAACTCTGACCTTTCGGGAAAAttgctttaatcatgttaatcatcattcattcatttattattgtaataatgttatctttcataatattttaaataattagttTATGAAATAACtatgtttatttaaaatatatttg includes the following:
- the LOC140168115 gene encoding uncharacterized protein, with the translated sequence MLRPSALSHKSTSVSRKTTSKTQAKMAEMEETTDIVTTAETNSTTTGGGIDYAHMGKMMSFTFGAVCFVLVLLLLDLYDRKCSGYVRAKLCSRSSRSSEDAKEGPKNMDPRVEEADDVNSPLQECKPSTSTSAC